Proteins from a single region of Halorubrum sp. 2020YC2:
- a CDS encoding MarR family transcriptional regulator, with translation MGDSAGGGSPDVLENKRSATRYQVLVEIAARQPAVSQGEIADTIGVTSQAVSDYVRDLVESGYVEKGGRGRYEVTKEGVDWLISRTDDLETYLEHVNSDVLGSVQVDAAVALDDVAEGREVGLVMRDGVLHANPAGGTATAVTVTSAEKGEAVGVADFEGVVDYDTGSVSVLPVPTVTDDDRLGPDVLSAHVPDEGLVAVAGTEAYALVSRSGVTPDIRFGTAEGVAEAGMLGLDVLLVAVTDEIPRHTSKLRDRNVPHRVLDSDAF, from the coding sequence ATGGGAGACTCAGCGGGCGGCGGATCGCCGGACGTCCTCGAGAACAAGCGGAGCGCGACGCGCTACCAGGTGCTCGTGGAGATCGCGGCCCGCCAGCCGGCGGTGAGTCAGGGCGAGATCGCGGACACGATCGGCGTGACCTCGCAGGCGGTCAGCGACTACGTCCGCGATCTGGTCGAGTCGGGGTACGTCGAGAAGGGGGGTCGCGGCCGGTACGAGGTGACGAAGGAGGGGGTAGACTGGCTCATCTCCCGAACCGACGACCTGGAGACGTACCTCGAACACGTGAACTCCGACGTGCTCGGGAGCGTCCAGGTCGACGCCGCCGTCGCGCTCGACGACGTGGCGGAGGGCAGGGAGGTCGGACTGGTGATGCGGGACGGCGTCCTCCACGCCAACCCCGCCGGCGGGACCGCGACGGCGGTCACCGTCACGAGCGCGGAGAAAGGCGAGGCCGTCGGCGTGGCCGACTTCGAGGGCGTCGTGGACTACGACACGGGAAGCGTCTCGGTGCTGCCCGTCCCGACGGTGACCGACGACGACCGCCTGGGGCCGGACGTGCTCTCGGCGCACGTCCCGGACGAGGGGCTCGTCGCGGTCGCGGGGACGGAGGCGTACGCGCTCGTCTCGCGGAGCGGCGTCACCCCCGACATCAGGTTCGGGACCGCGGAGGGCGTCGCGGAGGCGGGGATGCTCGGTCTCGACGTCCTCCTGGTCGCGGTGACCGACGAGATTCCGCGCCACACCTCCAAGCTCCGCGACAGGAACGTCCCCCACCGGGTGCTCGATTCGGACGCGTTCTAG
- the thrS gene encoding threonine--tRNA ligase, whose amino-acid sequence MPVVRLRPCMSETDAEAEVTVVLPDGSELTVPAGSTVEDVAFEIGPGLGRDTVAGKIDGELVEKYAEVHDGARIEIVTDQSDEYLTVLRHSAAHVFAQALQRLHPEATLTIGPPTDDGFYYDVTDVDVDEDDLAAIEDEMDEIIAADYDIEREVRSREEAKEVYADNEYKRQILDEEADGEEVTFYVQDDWEDLCQGPHVESTGEVGAATLLEVSAAYWRGDEENDSLTRVYGTAFASESDLAEYLELREQAQERDHRKIGQEMNLFSIPTVTGPGLPLYHPPGKTVLRELSDFANELNRENGYEEVETPHVFRTELWKQSGHYENYKDDMFLLDVNDEEYGLKPMNCPGHATIFDQQSWSYRDLPQRYFENGKVYRKEQRGELSGLSRVWSFTIDDGHLFVRPDQIRQEIESVIEMIFEVVETLDLEVEVALATRPDKSVGGDEIWESAEEQLRDVLDSGGYDYDVEPGDGAFYGPKIDFGFEDALGRVWDGPTVQLDFNMPDRFDLTYTGEDNEDHQPVMIHRALYGSYERFFMVLIEHFDGNFPLWLAPEQVRILPVSDETLGYAHRVKNELEDADFRVEVEDRDWTVGRKIRAGHDDRLPYMAIVGDDEQEAGTVSVRDRFENQRGDVDLDDFVDHLVDERAEKRTEPDFVDGE is encoded by the coding sequence ATGCCCGTCGTCCGGCTCCGACCCTGTATGAGCGAGACCGATGCGGAGGCCGAGGTGACGGTCGTCCTGCCGGACGGATCAGAGCTGACCGTTCCGGCGGGGTCGACAGTCGAGGACGTCGCCTTCGAGATCGGCCCCGGGCTCGGTCGCGACACCGTCGCGGGGAAGATCGACGGCGAACTCGTCGAAAAGTACGCCGAGGTCCACGACGGCGCGCGGATCGAGATCGTCACCGACCAGTCGGACGAGTACCTCACGGTGTTGCGCCACTCCGCCGCCCACGTGTTCGCGCAGGCGCTCCAGCGGCTCCACCCGGAGGCGACGCTGACGATCGGCCCCCCGACCGACGACGGCTTCTACTACGACGTGACCGACGTCGACGTCGACGAGGACGATCTGGCCGCCATCGAAGACGAGATGGACGAGATAATCGCGGCCGACTACGACATCGAGCGCGAGGTCCGCTCGCGCGAGGAGGCGAAGGAGGTCTACGCCGACAACGAGTACAAACGGCAGATACTCGACGAGGAGGCCGACGGCGAGGAGGTCACCTTCTACGTCCAAGACGACTGGGAGGACCTCTGTCAGGGCCCCCACGTCGAGTCGACCGGCGAGGTCGGCGCCGCGACGCTGCTTGAGGTGTCGGCCGCCTACTGGCGCGGCGACGAGGAGAACGACTCGCTGACGCGGGTGTACGGCACCGCCTTCGCGAGCGAGTCCGACTTAGCGGAGTACCTCGAACTGCGCGAACAGGCCCAAGAGCGCGACCACCGGAAGATCGGCCAGGAGATGAACCTCTTTTCGATCCCGACGGTGACCGGGCCGGGCCTCCCGCTGTACCACCCGCCGGGAAAGACGGTGCTGCGGGAGCTCTCGGACTTCGCCAACGAGCTCAACCGCGAGAACGGCTACGAGGAGGTCGAGACCCCCCACGTGTTCCGGACGGAGCTGTGGAAGCAGTCCGGCCACTACGAGAACTACAAGGACGACATGTTCCTCCTCGACGTCAACGACGAGGAGTACGGCCTGAAGCCGATGAACTGCCCGGGCCACGCGACCATCTTCGACCAGCAGTCGTGGTCGTACCGCGACCTCCCGCAGCGCTACTTCGAGAACGGGAAGGTGTACCGCAAAGAGCAGCGCGGGGAGCTGTCGGGGCTCTCCCGCGTCTGGTCGTTCACCATCGACGACGGCCACCTGTTCGTCCGTCCGGACCAGATCCGTCAGGAGATCGAGTCCGTCATCGAGATGATCTTCGAGGTCGTCGAGACGCTCGACCTAGAGGTCGAGGTCGCCCTCGCGACCCGACCCGACAAGTCCGTCGGCGGCGACGAGATCTGGGAGTCCGCCGAGGAGCAACTCCGCGACGTGCTCGACTCGGGCGGCTACGACTACGACGTCGAGCCGGGCGACGGCGCCTTCTACGGCCCGAAGATCGACTTCGGCTTCGAGGACGCGCTGGGCCGCGTCTGGGACGGCCCGACGGTCCAACTCGACTTCAACATGCCCGACCGGTTCGACCTCACGTACACGGGCGAGGACAACGAGGACCACCAGCCCGTGATGATCCACCGGGCGCTGTACGGGAGCTACGAGCGGTTCTTCATGGTGCTCATCGAGCACTTCGACGGCAACTTCCCGCTGTGGCTCGCGCCGGAACAGGTCCGGATCCTCCCGGTCTCCGACGAGACGCTCGGCTACGCGCACCGCGTGAAAAACGAGCTTGAAGACGCCGACTTCCGCGTTGAGGTCGAGGACCGCGACTGGACCGTCGGCCGCAAGATCCGCGCGGGCCACGACGACCGCCTCCCGTACATGGCCATCGTCGGTGACGACGAGCAGGAGGCCGGTACCGTCTCGGTCCGCGACCGCTTCGAGAACCAGCGCGGCGACGTCGACCTCGACGACTTCGTCGACCACCTCGTCGACGAGCGCGCGGAGAAGCGGACGGAGCCAGACTTCGTCGACGGCGAGTAA
- a CDS encoding recombinase RecA: MYELTPHFDAEVEPGTNILLTGPPLSGKRSIMMDILAAGTERDEGAIVVTTKDGADRVLRDYEKRTPYEGKPVAVVDCVTRQQGGDVRESDRIKYASSPVDMTGIGIKLSEFLQAFGDRGIERNRVMVHSLSTLLMYSDLQTVFRFLHVFTGRVQSVDGLGLYSIDSTAHDDQAMNTLKQLFDGIVTVPEDGEPDIRLA; the protein is encoded by the coding sequence ATGTATGAGCTGACGCCGCATTTCGACGCCGAGGTCGAGCCCGGGACCAACATCCTGTTGACCGGCCCGCCGCTCAGCGGGAAGCGGTCGATCATGATGGACATCCTCGCCGCCGGGACCGAGCGCGACGAGGGCGCCATCGTCGTCACCACGAAGGACGGCGCCGACCGGGTGCTCCGCGACTACGAGAAGCGGACGCCCTACGAGGGCAAGCCCGTCGCCGTCGTCGACTGCGTCACCCGCCAGCAGGGCGGCGACGTCCGGGAGTCCGACCGGATCAAGTACGCCTCCTCGCCGGTGGACATGACCGGCATCGGGATCAAGCTCTCGGAGTTCCTCCAGGCGTTCGGCGACCGCGGCATCGAGCGGAACCGCGTGATGGTCCACTCGCTGTCGACGCTGCTGATGTACTCGGACCTCCAGACGGTGTTCCGCTTCCTCCACGTGTTCACGGGCCGGGTCCAGAGCGTCGACGGGCTGGGGCTGTACAGCATCGACTCGACGGCCCACGACGATCAGGCGATGAACACGCTGAAACAGCTGTTCGACGGGATCGTCACCGTCCCCGAGGACGGCGAACCCGACATCCGGCTCGCCTGA
- a CDS encoding PLP-dependent cysteine synthase family protein, with protein sequence MTTHREPLSSVLETVGETPLVGVHDAPDAVPVYAKLESFNPGASVKDRIGKYMLERMLECGDVSEGGTVVEPTAGNTGIGLAVAAKQLGLNAIFVVPERFSVEKQQLMRALGAEVVNTPSEDGMGLAIDRAHQIAEELDDAVVPQQFSNPLNVEAHYETTAPEIDEALDGEVGAVVAGCGTGGTLMGLAEYFRERDPDTYVAAVEPAGSAYREFLGEDVEHEEYKTEGIGTHDIDRNELFDPDVVDDIIAVPDREVHEEMGRLAAEEGQLVASSAAANAIASKRVARDIRDGAVDAPHESVATIFCDSSERYLSKGVYRSFEEWEG encoded by the coding sequence ATGACCACCCATCGGGAGCCCCTGTCGTCTGTGTTGGAGACGGTCGGGGAGACGCCGCTCGTCGGGGTCCACGACGCGCCGGACGCGGTGCCGGTGTACGCCAAGCTGGAGTCGTTCAACCCCGGCGCGAGCGTCAAGGACCGCATCGGGAAGTACATGCTCGAACGCATGCTGGAGTGCGGCGACGTGAGCGAGGGCGGCACCGTGGTCGAGCCGACCGCGGGCAACACCGGGATCGGACTCGCCGTCGCGGCCAAGCAGCTGGGGCTGAACGCGATCTTCGTCGTCCCCGAGCGCTTCTCGGTGGAGAAACAGCAGCTCATGCGCGCGCTCGGCGCGGAGGTCGTCAACACCCCGAGCGAGGACGGGATGGGACTCGCGATCGACCGCGCGCATCAGATAGCCGAGGAGCTGGACGACGCCGTCGTCCCCCAGCAGTTCTCGAACCCGCTCAACGTCGAGGCGCACTACGAGACGACCGCGCCCGAGATCGACGAGGCGCTCGACGGCGAGGTCGGCGCGGTCGTCGCCGGCTGCGGCACCGGGGGGACGCTGATGGGCCTCGCGGAGTACTTCCGCGAGCGCGACCCCGACACCTACGTCGCCGCCGTCGAGCCCGCCGGCTCCGCCTACCGCGAGTTCCTCGGCGAGGACGTCGAGCACGAGGAGTACAAGACCGAGGGGATCGGCACCCACGACATCGACCGGAACGAGCTGTTCGACCCCGACGTCGTCGACGACATTATCGCCGTCCCCGACCGCGAGGTCCACGAGGAGATGGGTCGACTCGCCGCGGAGGAGGGACAGCTCGTCGCCTCCTCCGCCGCCGCGAACGCCATCGCGTCGAAGCGAGTCGCCCGCGACATCCGCGACGGCGCGGTCGACGCCCCGCACGAGTCGGTGGCCACCATCTTCTGTGACTCCTCCGAGCGCTACCTCTCGAAGGGCGTCTACCGGAGCTTCGAGGAGTGGGAGGGGTGA
- a CDS encoding PD-(D/E)XK nuclease family protein, whose protein sequence is MPIRRAKRAESLYAEVADYDLVVAPDAALASAINRRLDRPHFGTFATTPRRLAAGRREQAEDRRAFLRLVAETDRDWKSIAYAVGNVLQCWEHRGRLDAILDYDAYVDDATREVVDVMRTLRTTSKRLSEYSVDDDLSVAVVGYDQLTALERNVLPDAFDRVELFADEAFDRPPFHVFESETDVVAALLDAVSARNADRVAVVLDGGSRYSSLVESALEAADVPFYGGPGFADDPHHRAFLRLLRLGFRGSETTVDDVRPLLARLGVDAPVADGDRRLEAVDAPEVAWLRTFRDDVADMTFAGAIDAYASEAGVELERFDEELRELGLAGEPVTEGAVDRLAYYLQTYEVPVDRDNEGVLLADAKSSAYVDRPVVFHLGMGEGWTHSAPQRPWVDTEAQFDRYVRDFQRLLQSGDRRYYLVRDAAGGEPVTPCLYLGDLLDEEFERFSDLDSVEHRRRRHSDGGGFDRRPLGVDAESVETLSQSALNSYVNSPRDYLFGRLLDSPDRERFVEGNLFHDFAEFCVNHPDVVAEADTDDLVDAMLGETEAFFDAADETLRRRKYRIGLELIAEYLDENAPESDEFLTPASGWGTNFFAERFDEPVDSPLTERWFEDDALGVKGKIDLVRSPAQLLDYKSGRRKRPSQVVAGAATDPPADAPNFQTALYLTYYRTLRPDERLEFTFFHFLEPMDDVIAGDADLDDALATVTYHPSSFDEYVGSREAYETLLDGYNDCRETFDDLGYAAYEEVVTDLSFPETTDRDELRASAFAERFAAAVDARTADGVDAEKGADQAIRALNGVRRRAFFREDLDAFESFVDERLEEVNRRRAGEERFPVDGLGGEPNYRRVDNRDLLLRGDR, encoded by the coding sequence GTGCCTATTCGGAGAGCGAAACGCGCGGAGTCACTCTACGCGGAAGTCGCGGACTACGACCTCGTCGTGGCTCCCGACGCCGCGCTCGCGAGCGCGATCAATCGCCGCCTCGACCGCCCTCACTTCGGGACGTTCGCGACGACGCCGCGCCGCCTCGCGGCCGGCCGGCGCGAGCAGGCGGAGGACCGCCGCGCGTTCCTCAGGCTGGTCGCGGAGACCGACCGCGACTGGAAGTCGATCGCGTACGCCGTCGGGAACGTGCTCCAGTGTTGGGAACATCGGGGTCGCCTCGACGCGATCTTGGACTACGACGCCTACGTCGACGACGCGACCCGCGAGGTCGTCGACGTCATGCGAACCCTCCGAACGACGTCGAAGCGGCTCAGCGAGTACTCGGTCGACGACGACCTATCCGTCGCCGTCGTCGGCTACGATCAGCTGACCGCCCTGGAGCGCAACGTCCTCCCGGACGCGTTCGACCGCGTCGAGCTGTTCGCCGACGAGGCGTTCGACCGCCCGCCGTTCCACGTCTTCGAGTCGGAGACAGACGTCGTCGCCGCGCTCCTCGACGCGGTCTCGGCGCGCAACGCCGACCGCGTCGCGGTCGTGCTCGACGGCGGGAGCCGGTACTCCTCGCTCGTCGAGTCCGCGCTCGAAGCGGCGGACGTCCCCTTCTACGGCGGCCCGGGATTTGCCGACGACCCGCACCACAGGGCGTTCCTCCGGCTCCTCAGGCTCGGCTTCCGCGGCTCCGAGACGACCGTCGACGACGTCCGCCCGCTGCTCGCGCGGCTGGGCGTCGACGCGCCGGTGGCCGACGGCGACCGTCGCTTGGAGGCGGTCGACGCGCCCGAGGTGGCGTGGCTGCGGACGTTCCGCGACGACGTCGCGGACATGACGTTCGCGGGGGCGATCGACGCGTACGCGAGCGAGGCGGGCGTCGAACTGGAGCGCTTCGACGAGGAGCTTCGGGAACTCGGTCTCGCCGGCGAGCCGGTGACGGAGGGCGCGGTCGACCGGCTCGCCTACTACCTCCAGACGTACGAGGTCCCCGTCGACAGGGACAACGAGGGCGTCCTCCTCGCGGACGCGAAGTCGTCCGCCTACGTGGATCGGCCCGTCGTCTTCCACCTCGGGATGGGCGAGGGGTGGACCCACTCGGCCCCGCAGCGCCCGTGGGTGGACACCGAGGCGCAGTTCGACCGCTACGTGCGAGACTTCCAGCGCCTGCTCCAGAGCGGCGACCGCCGGTACTACCTCGTCCGGGACGCGGCCGGCGGGGAGCCGGTCACGCCCTGCCTGTACCTCGGGGACCTCCTCGACGAGGAGTTCGAGCGGTTCAGCGACCTCGACTCGGTCGAACACCGACGGCGACGGCACTCGGACGGCGGCGGCTTCGACCGCCGACCGCTCGGCGTCGACGCCGAGTCTGTCGAGACGCTCAGTCAGTCCGCGCTCAACAGCTACGTCAACAGCCCGCGCGACTACCTCTTCGGACGCCTCCTCGACTCTCCCGACCGCGAGCGGTTCGTGGAGGGGAACCTCTTCCACGACTTCGCGGAGTTCTGCGTCAACCACCCCGACGTCGTCGCCGAGGCCGACACCGACGACCTCGTCGACGCCATGCTCGGGGAGACCGAGGCGTTCTTCGACGCCGCGGACGAGACGCTCCGCCGCCGGAAGTACCGCATCGGGCTGGAACTGATCGCGGAGTACCTCGACGAGAACGCGCCGGAGTCGGACGAGTTCCTCACGCCGGCGTCGGGGTGGGGGACGAACTTCTTCGCGGAGCGCTTCGACGAGCCGGTCGACTCCCCGCTCACCGAGCGCTGGTTCGAGGACGACGCCCTCGGCGTCAAGGGGAAGATAGACCTCGTGCGCTCACCCGCCCAGCTCCTCGATTACAAGAGCGGGCGCAGGAAGCGGCCCTCGCAGGTCGTCGCGGGCGCGGCGACCGATCCGCCGGCGGACGCGCCGAACTTTCAGACGGCGCTGTACCTGACCTACTACCGGACGCTCCGGCCCGACGAGCGGCTGGAGTTCACGTTCTTCCACTTCCTCGAGCCGATGGACGACGTGATCGCTGGCGACGCCGACCTCGACGACGCGCTCGCGACCGTCACCTACCACCCCTCCTCGTTCGACGAGTACGTCGGCTCCCGAGAGGCGTACGAGACGCTGCTCGACGGCTACAACGACTGCCGGGAGACGTTCGACGACCTCGGCTACGCGGCCTACGAGGAGGTCGTGACCGACCTGTCGTTCCCCGAGACGACGGACCGAGACGAGCTACGCGCCTCCGCGTTCGCCGAGCGGTTCGCGGCCGCCGTCGACGCGAGAACGGCCGACGGCGTCGACGCCGAGAAGGGCGCGGATCAGGCGATCCGGGCGCTCAACGGCGTCCGCAGGCGGGCGTTCTTCCGGGAGGACTTGGACGCGTTCGAGTCGTTCGTCGACGAGCGCCTCGAAGAGGTGAACCGCCGGCGGGCGGGCGAGGAGCGCTTCCCGGTCGACGGGCTCGGCGGCGAGCCGAACTACCGGCGGGTGGACAACCGCGACCTGCTGTTGAGGGGGGACCGATGA
- a CDS encoding CoA-binding protein — protein MPITDDEGLDRLLDAETVAVVGCSTTSGKAAHDVPAYLQNQGYRVIPVNPFADEVLGEPAYDALGEVEEDVDLVDVFRPSEEVPEILDAVRERHAARGDAGAVWLQLGISHDEAAAAAEGRGIDVVQDRCIKVEHGRLRS, from the coding sequence ATGCCCATCACCGACGACGAGGGACTCGACCGCCTGCTCGACGCGGAGACCGTCGCGGTCGTCGGCTGCTCGACGACGTCCGGGAAGGCCGCCCACGACGTGCCCGCGTACCTCCAGAATCAGGGGTACCGCGTGATCCCGGTGAACCCGTTCGCGGACGAGGTCCTCGGGGAGCCGGCGTACGACGCGCTCGGTGAGGTTGAGGAGGACGTCGACCTCGTGGACGTGTTCCGCCCGAGCGAGGAGGTGCCGGAGATACTCGACGCCGTCCGCGAGCGCCACGCGGCGCGCGGCGACGCGGGCGCGGTCTGGCTTCAACTCGGGATCAGCCACGACGAGGCGGCCGCGGCGGCGGAGGGGCGCGGAATCGACGTGGTTCAGGACCGCTGTATCAAGGTCGAACACGGCCGTCTACGTAGTTAA